The stretch of DNA GAAGGAGACGATGATAACGCCCACGAGAATCCAGCCTCGCCAGCCGAACTCGCGGTCGTCTGTGGGCTGTTGGGTCGCGTTCGCGTCGCCACTTTCCTCGAAGGCGGCCGGGTCGTGGACGTATCGGTCGTCGGCCATTACTCGTAGTGGGCGTCTGGAACGACTACAACCTTCCCAAATCCGTTTCGGGTTTCGAGCAGCTTGTGGGCGCGTTTGATGTCGCTCATCGGAAGCACATCGCGGACGTGCGGGCGGAAGGTGCCGTCCCAGACGAGCGGGAGCACGTCGTCTGCCTCGCCGGGCGTCCCCATCGAGGAGCCGAGAATCTGGAGCTGGTGCCAGAAGATGCGGTTCAAGTCGGTTTCTGGATGTCGCCCAAGTGTGGCTCCGCACGTGACCAGCCGGCCGTTTTTCGCGAGACTCTTTATCGAATCTTGCCACGTCGGGCCGCCGACGTGGTCGACGATGACGTCCACGCCGCGTTTGTCCGTCATCTCGTAGATTTCGCTCGCGTAGTCGGTTTTCTCGTAGTTGATGACGTGGTCTGCACCACACTCGGCGGCGAGTTCGAGCTTTTCGGGGCTGGACGCCGTCGCGTACACCTCCGCACCGGCGTATTTGGCGATCTGGACGGCGGCGTGGCCAACCCCGCCGCTCGCGCCGAGGACGAGCACTTTCTCGCCGGGTTCCAACTCAGCGCGGGTGATGAGCATGCGCCACGCCGTCTGGAAGACGAGCGGTGCAGCCGCCGCCACTTCCCACGAGACGTGGTCTGGAACCGGGACGAGGTTGGTTTCAGGGACGGCGGCGAGTTCGCTGTGGACGCCGCGGGTGTGCTCGCCAAGGACGCGAAAGTCCACACAGAACGACGGGTCGCCGTCACGGCAGAACTCACAGACGCCACACGAGAGTCCGGCGGTGACCGCGACGCGGTCACCGGGTGCAAAGCGCGTTACGTCCTCGCCAACCGCGTGGACGACGCCCGCACCGTCGCTCCCGGGGATGTGGGGAAGCGGAAGGTCGAGGCCGGGCAGCCCGCGGCGCGTCCACACGTCGAGAAAGTTGAGCGCCCCTGCCCGCATTTCGACCACAACCTCGTCGCGGTCGGGTTCGGGGTCTTGGAGTTCGTCGTACTGTAACACATCACGGTCGCCGTGTTCCTCGAAATAGACCGCCTTCATACGTCACAGACTCCCGTGGGAGGGCAAAACAGTACGGTCTGCGGAAAACGTTGAGAATCCTCGAAACTGGAGAGTCTCGGCCGCGAGCAGAGTAGCATATCGTGTGCGGCGGCGTAGATTCAACTGGGTGAGAGCAATGGCTAGTAAAGCGACACGCCCGGCAGCATCGAACGGTGAGATTGCGCGAGAACTCTGGACGAGCATCAACGATGGGGACTTCAGCGTCGTAGACAAGTACGTTTCAGAAGACTACGTCGAACACGACCCGAACGCACCCGAGGAGATTCGCGGCCGCGAGGGGTTCAGACAGAACATCGAACAGTACTTCGCCGCCTTCCCGGACATGGTGATGACCATGGAAGACCTCATCGAAGAGGACGACAAGGTGGTGACCCGCTGGTCTGGAACCGGCACCCACAAGGGTGAGTTGCTGGGCATCGCACCGACGGACAAGCCTATCAGCGTGACGGGCCTCGAAATCGAGCGCTACGAAGACGGCATGCTCGTAGAAGCGTGGTCGAACTTCGACGTCCTTGGCCTCATGCGTCAACTCGGTGCAATCCCCGACGAAATGGGAGCGTAACCCTCCGTTTTTCCCGGACAGTTTTTGTCATTCCGCGAGTAGTGACGCCAATGACCGAGAAGAAAAACCCCGACACAGCACATGGCCACGAGAAGGAAACGGACCACGACGGGCACGTACACGACGACGACCACGGGCATCACGACCACGGCCACGACACCCACGAACATGACCACGGACACCACGACCACGACCTGAAGTCGGTGAGTGTCGCCATCGTCACGATTTCGACGTCACGGTCGCTCGATGATGACCCCGCCGGAGACGCGATTGCAGAAGCGTTCTCTCACGCCGGGCACTCGGTCGCAACCCGCGAACTCATCGGTGACAAGTTCGATGGGATTCAGCAGACGGTAGACCGCCTCGTCG from Haladaptatus sp. ZSTT2 encodes:
- a CDS encoding MogA/MoaB family molybdenum cofactor biosynthesis protein — translated: MTEKKNPDTAHGHEKETDHDGHVHDDDHGHHDHGHDTHEHDHGHHDHDLKSVSVAIVTISTSRSLDDDPAGDAIAEAFSHAGHSVATRELIGDKFDGIQQTVDRLVGRDDVDIVVTTGGTGVTPDDVTIEAITPLFEKELPGFGELFRQLSFGEIGTRVVGTRATGGIADGVPVFALPGSENAARLGSHEVIVPEVSHLAGLAKRSEPDA
- a CDS encoding ester cyclase, with product MASKATRPAASNGEIARELWTSINDGDFSVVDKYVSEDYVEHDPNAPEEIRGREGFRQNIEQYFAAFPDMVMTMEDLIEEDDKVVTRWSGTGTHKGELLGIAPTDKPISVTGLEIERYEDGMLVEAWSNFDVLGLMRQLGAIPDEMGA
- a CDS encoding zinc-binding dehydrogenase; amino-acid sequence: MKAVYFEEHGDRDVLQYDELQDPEPDRDEVVVEMRAGALNFLDVWTRRGLPGLDLPLPHIPGSDGAGVVHAVGEDVTRFAPGDRVAVTAGLSCGVCEFCRDGDPSFCVDFRVLGEHTRGVHSELAAVPETNLVPVPDHVSWEVAAAAPLVFQTAWRMLITRAELEPGEKVLVLGASGGVGHAAVQIAKYAGAEVYATASSPEKLELAAECGADHVINYEKTDYASEIYEMTDKRGVDVIVDHVGGPTWQDSIKSLAKNGRLVTCGATLGRHPETDLNRIFWHQLQILGSSMGTPGEADDVLPLVWDGTFRPHVRDVLPMSDIKRAHKLLETRNGFGKVVVVPDAHYE